The uncultured Subdoligranulum sp. genomic sequence CCCGGCACCTGCCAGCCACCAATTGGTCATGGATCTTCACCTCCCGCACGCAGCAGACGCAGCAGGGCACGGCACCGGCACATCAGGGCTGCATGCTGATAGGTCAGCTGTTCAATGTAAAACGGGTCCTGCGCCTCTCCAAAAGCTGCCTCGTTGGCGCGCAGTGCCTGCATTGTTTCCTTGAGTTCCTCCTGTGCCGCGCGTCGCTCCTTTTCCTGTCGGGTCATTCGTTTCAACACAGGCCTCTCCCCCATCTCACAGCAAAATACAGATCAGTCCGTCACAACCTTCATTGATGATCCGCTCCAGTGTCACCTGCAGACGGTTTCTCGCCTCCTGCGGCATGTGCAGCAGTTTGGCCTGCACGCCCTCGCTGACCAGTTCATTGAGACTTTTTCCAAAGATATTGGTACTCCACAGTTTGCCGGGGTCTGTTTCAAAATCCGCCAGCAGGCTTTTGATCAGTTCCTCCCCCTGCTGTTCACTGCCCACTGTGGGCGAAAGTTCCGTATGGATGTTGGCACGCATGATATGCAAACTGGGGGCGCTGGCCGACAACCGTACACCATATTGTCCCCCTTGCCGCACAATCTCCGGCTCTTCCAGGGTCAGTTCATCGATTCCCGGCATGACAATGCCGTAGCCTGTCGCCTCTACCTGATCCAGCGCCGATTTGATTTTGTCATAGGCTCTTTTGGCTCGTGCCAGACTCACAACACAGGGCAACAGGCTGGCCTCATCCACAATCTCCAGGCCGGTCTGCTCGCCCAGGATACGGTAGAAGATATCCGGCGCGATACCCGCGTTGATACGCACACTGCCGGTGGCCAGGTCCATTCCCGTGAGTGCAGTACTCACAATATATTCGCAATCCAGCTGCGGCCGCTGTCCTGCCACATCCCCCATCTTATGGACGGTTTCTGCGTAGTTCAGCATCGCCGTATACACGGCACTTTGCAGCCAGTGTCCCGGCTCCAGCATCGTCACCCAGCTCGGCATCTGCACGGCAATTTCCCGCACCGGGAATTCATACAGCAGTTTTTGCAGCAGCCGGTCCACTGTCTCCGCCGTCATTGTCAGACAGTTGATGGGAAATACCGTGTGGTGATACCAGTCTGTCATGCGGGCGGCCAGCTGCTGTGCATCGTCAGACTCCGGCTCGGCGCAGTTCAGCAAAATGATGTAGGGCTTGCCGATGGTATCCAGCTCCGCCACAATCCGCTGTTCCGCCTCCTGATAGGCTTCCCTCGGCAGGTCCGCCACCGAACCGTCAGTGGTAACCACCACGCCCACCGTGGCATGCTCCCGGAT encodes the following:
- the spoIVA gene encoding stage IV sporulation protein A produces the protein MTQEQIYQNIAQRTGGDIYLGVVGPVRSGKSTFIKRFSELMLLPHIQNEALRARANDELPQSAAGRTIMTTEPKFIPEKAVNIELSGGGSFRARLIDCVGYMVEGALGHEENDAPRLVKSPWYDHEVPFDLAAETGTRRVIREHATVGVVVTTDGSVADLPREAYQEAEQRIVAELDTIGKPYIILLNCAEPESDDAQQLAARMTDWYHHTVFPINCLTMTAETVDRLLQKLLYEFPVREIAVQMPSWVTMLEPGHWLQSAVYTAMLNYAETVHKMGDVAGQRPQLDCEYIVSTALTGMDLATGSVRINAGIAPDIFYRILGEQTGLEIVDEASLLPCVVSLARAKRAYDKIKSALDQVEATGYGIVMPGIDELTLEEPEIVRQGGQYGVRLSASAPSLHIMRANIHTELSPTVGSEQQGEELIKSLLADFETDPGKLWSTNIFGKSLNELVSEGVQAKLLHMPQEARNRLQVTLERIINEGCDGLICILL